In Arachis hypogaea cultivar Tifrunner chromosome 17, arahy.Tifrunner.gnm2.J5K5, whole genome shotgun sequence, a single window of DNA contains:
- the LOC112765569 gene encoding receptor-like protein 7 — MGYLMLLVVRVVLCVYMFMMFHFACLSSSHLCHSQDSSALLHFKTQFIFNPSFFEYKYYYEYEYESEYEYECPHVYPKMSTWENGTDCCSWMGVTCHSVSGHVIGLDLSCGALVGNIHPNSTLFHLTHLQTLNLAFNFFNYSPLSSQFGRFVSLTHLNLSHCQFNGEIPPQISHLSKLQSLDLSRNYDLMWKETSWKRMLQNATALREIVLDETDMSSISLTPNPLSNWSFSFSLVTLSLGYTEIRGYLTSHILCLPNLYELKLDGNEDIQVHVPKLNCSTSLSFLDLSSCQSLGSQIPDSFSNLTQLTFLDLSDNGFNGSIPSLLSNLQHLTYLDLSFNAFTGSFPSFLSNLHHLVYLDLSLNTLSGQIPNVFDRLTNLQSLGLSNNNFQRKLPSSLFALTQLSSLDCSNNEIEGPLPDKVAFLNLTQLYLNGNLLNGTIPQWALSLKSLRSLDLSNNRFTGHINEITSYSLEYLDLCNNKLQGNVPESIFDLVNLSNLCLSPHNWSDTVHFSLFSRLQKLSHLSLSGCNSLVLGSETSVNYTFSNLQALQLRSNNIIGYSTFSGNFSELEFLELSNSKLEGKVPQWIHGIDSLHHLILSNNSLTSMGQFSWYQLEDLDLSFNLMDDDISSFFCNATSLRDINLSHNRFTGTFPQCLANSSSTLEHLDLQMNKLHGNFPDTLNGLQLGTLILNDNQFEGLLPKSLSNSLSLQELNLGNNQFEDTFPYWLQNISLLEILVLRSNKLYGPIANLKSKIIFPSLKIFDISCNNFSGSFPKAYIQNFQAMKIVDDEVLSSDYYFETPGPFGGEGIIEEDTDHSMTSIIKGVSTTFTKIPRVFVNIDLSINKFEGEIPSIIGELQALKGLNLSHNKLVGHIPYSLGNLTNLESLDLSSNMLTGNIPTELTNLNFLEVLNLSQNQLVGPIPKGKQFDTFSNDSYEGNMGLCGLPLSIQCNNNVPLQQYPPSSEAEDKFGFGWKPVAIGYACGMVLGIGLGCCVFSIGKPQWLVIIFGGKRIKRRRRGNRHARTT, encoded by the coding sequence ATGGGGTATTTGATGTTGTTGGTTGTTAGAGTGGTGTTATGTGTGTATATGTTTATGATGTTCCATTTTGCATGTTTGTCTTCTTCGCATCTATGCCATTCCCAAGACAGCTCTGCCTTGCTTCACTTTAAGACCCAATTCATTTTTAACCCTTCCTTTtttgaatataaatattattatgagtATGAGTATGAGTCTGAGTATGAGTATGAGTGCCCCCATGTTTATCCAAAGATGAGTACGTGGGAGAATGGAACAGATTGCTGCTCATGGATGGGTGTCACGTGCCACTCTGTGTCTGGTCACGTGATTGGCCTCGATCTCAGTTGTGGTGCACTTGTAGGTAATATTCATCCCAATAGCACTCTTTTTCATCTTACTCATCTCCAAACACTCAatcttgctttcaattttttcaattattctccaTTATCATCTCAGTTTGGTAGGTTTGTGAGTCTCACACACTTGAATTTATCTCATTGTCAATTCAATGGTGAAATTCCACCCCAAATCTCACACCTTTCCAAATTACAATCACTTGATCTCTCTCGGAATTATGATTTGATGTGGAAAGAAACAAGTTGGAAAAGAATGTTGCAAAATGCAACAGCTTTGCGTGAGATTGTATTGGATGAAACAGACATGTCTTCCATTAGCTTAACACCAAACCCTTTGTCCAATtggtctttctctttctctttggtTACTCTTAGTCTTGGTTATACTGAAATAAGGGGATACTTGACAAGTCACATTCTCTGTTTACCCAATCTTTATGAGCTCAAGTTAGATGGAAATGAAGACATTCAAGTCCATGTTCCAAAGTTGAATTGCAgtacttctcttagttttttggATCTTTCATCGTGTCAATCCCTAGGATCACAAATTCCTGATTCTTTTTCTAACCTCACACAGCTAACTTTTTTGGACTTGTCTGACAATGGATTCAATGGTTCAATCCCATCATTGCTCTCAAACCTTCAGCATCTCACTTACTTGGACCTTTCATTCAATGCATTCACTGGTTCGTTCCCATCATTTCTTTCAAACCTTCATCATCTTGTTTACTTGGATCTTTCACTGAATACACTTAGTGGTCAAATTCCAAATGTGTTTGATAGGCTAACCAATTTGCAATCCCTTGGCCTTTCGAATAATAATTTCCAAAGGAAGTTGCCATCCTCATTATTTGCCTTAACTCAACTCTCTTCCTTGGATTGTTCTAAtaatgaaattgagggaccactACCTGACAAAGTAGCCTTTTTAAATCTCACTCAATTATACTTAAATGGCAACTTATTAAATGGGACAATTCCGCAGTGGGCCTTATCCCTCAAGTCTTTGAGATCTTTGGATCTATCAAACAATCGATTCACAGGCCACATAAATGAAATCACATCATATTCCTTGGAATATCTAGACTTGTGCAACAATAAGCTCCAAGGAAACGTTCCGGAATCGATTTTTGATCTTGTAAACCTTTCAAATTTGTGCTTATCACCACACAACTGGAGTGATACTGTCCACTTTTCACTCTTCTCTAGACTCCAAAAGTTGAGCCATCTTTCCCTTTCTGGCTGCAATTCATTAGTGCTAGGTTCTGAAACAAGTGTTAATTACACTTTCTCCAATTTGCAGGCACTACAGTTGCGTTCAAACAATATTATTGGTTATTCAACATTCTCTGGAAACTTTTCAGAGTTAGAGTTTCTTGAATTATCCAATAGTAAACTTGAAGGAAAAGTTCCCCAATGGATACATGGTATAGATTCATTACATCATTTGATTCTCTCAAATAACTCGTTGACATCAATGGGTCAATTCTCATGGTATCAACTTGAAGACCTTGATCTTAGTTTCAACTTGATGGATGATGacatttcttccttcttttgtaATGCAACAAGTCTGAGGGATATCAACTTGTCCCACAACAGATTCACAGGAACATTTCCACAGTGCCTTGCCAATAGCTCATCAACCCTTGAGCATTTGGATCTACAAATGAACAAACTTCATGGCAATTTTCCAGATACTTTAAATGGTCTTCAACTGGGGACACTGATTCTCAATGACAACCAGTTCGAAGGTTTATTGCCAAAATCTTTGTCCAATTCCTTGTCTCTTCAGGAATTAAATCTCGGTAATAATCAATTTGAAGATACATTTCCCTATTGGCTTCAGAATATATCACTTTTGGAAATACTAGTCTTGCGAAGCAATAAGTTGTACGGTCCCATTGCAAATTTGAAGTCCAAAATTATATTTCCAAGTTTGAAGATTTTTGACATATCATGTAATAACTTTAGCGGCTCATTTCCAAAAGCATACATACAAAATTTTCAAGCCATGAAGATTGTGGATGATGAAGTGCTTAGTTCGGATTATTACTTTGAGACCCCTGGCCCCTTTGGAGGAGagggaattattgaagaagacacAGATCATTCTATGACTTCAATAATTAAAGGAGTTAGTACCACTTTTACGAAAATTCCCAGAGTCTTTGTAAATATAGATTTGTCAATAAACAAATTTGAAGGAGAGATTCCAAGTATTATTGGAGAGCTTCAAGCACTCAAAGGCCTCAACCTTTCACATAACAAGCTTGTTGGTCATATCCCCTACTCTTTGGGAAATTTGACAAATCTGGAATCCTTGGATCTCTCCTCAAATATGCTTACTGGGAATATTCCTACTGAATTGACAAATCTCAACTTTCTTGAAGTCTTGAATCTTTCCCAAAACCAGTTGGTGGGACCAATACCCAAAGGAAAACAGTTTGATACATTTTCAAATGATTCCTATGAGGGAAACATGGGGTTATGTGGATTGCCATTGTCAATTCAATGCAACAACAATGTCCCTTTGCAACAATATCCACCTTCTTCTGAGGCTGAAGACAAATTTGGGTTTGGTTGGAAACCAGTGGCAATAGGATATGCATGTGGAATGGTGCTTGGAATTGGCTTGGGATGCTGTGTTTTCTCAATTGGAAAGCCTCAATGGCTTGTGATCATCTTTGGAGGCAAAAGAATCAAAAGAAGGAGGCGTGGAAATCGGCATGCAAGAACAACTTAA
- the LOC112765620 gene encoding premnaspirodiene oxygenase-like yields MEHHHFSSLLISSLPFLFSLISIILFISQLLKLLAKKSKATSKKTTRNNNLPPGPWTLPLIGSIHHFVGRSLSHHRLRDLARKHGPLMHLKLGEASIMVVSSPEVAEEVFKTYDTIFAERPKQLIGADILFYGSTDIAMARYGGYWKQLRRISSVELLGPKRVRSFKSIREEEVTNLITWVSANTGSCVNLSKKVVSLTCAITARAIFGGKCKDEEEFVLLLKNLGKIAERLFVVFTLFPSYTWLHLISRVQYEAEKLHKEFDMIVENIIGEKVKRRNGSDKSNNEENLLSILLNLVEDHEAFEYPLTMDNVKAIIFDMFVAGVETSSAVIEWTISELMKSPKAMARAQEEIRKAFGAKESSSSSSIENLTYLKAVIKETMRLHPPFPILLPRECRETCEINGYTIGAGSTVIVNAWAIGRDPKYWGGKEDAESFRPERFLECSIDYKGSNFEFIPFGAGRRICPGLYFAVSSIEVCVAQLLYYFDWQVPNNGDLDMIEDLGSTARRKNDLILVPIPSNNNNNT; encoded by the exons ATGGAACATCATCACTTCTCCTCATTACTAATCTCTTCCTTACCCTTTTTGTTTTCATTAATAAGCATCATCCTTTTCATATCACAACTCCTCAAATTGTTAGCTAAGAAATCCAAAGCCACAAGCAAGAAAACGACACGGAATAACAACCTTCCCCCGGGGCCATGGACACTACCTTTAATCGGTAGCATACACCACTTCGTTGGAAGATCATTATCCCATCATCGATTAAGAGACTTAGCACGAAAACATGGTCCTCTCATGCACCTTAAGCTCGGCGAAGCATCAATCATGGTGGTTTCTTCTCCAGAAGTTGCCGAAGAAGTGTTTAAAACCTACGACACCATTTTCGCTGAAAGGCCTAAACAATTAATTGGTGCAGATATTTTGTTCTATGGTTCCACGGACATAGCCATGGCAAGATATGGCGGGTATTGGAAGCAATTAAGAAGAATATCTTCGGTGGAACTTCTTGGTCCTAAGCGTGTTCGTTCATTCAAATCAATAAGGGAAGAAGAGGTAACGAATTTGATAACATGGGTTTCTGCTAACACTGGATCTTGTGTTAATCTTAGTAAGAAAGTTGTGTCCTTGACGTGTGCAATCACTGCTAGAGCAATTTTTGGAGGAAAGTGCAAGGATGAAGAAGAGTTCGTTTTACTGTTGAAGAATCTTGGAAAAATTGCCGAACGTTTATTTGTTGTGTTTACTCTTTTTCCATCTTACACGTGGCTTCATCTCATAAGTAGAGTTCAGTATGAAGCAGAAAAATTGCATAAAGAATTTGATATGATTGTGGAAAACATCATTGGAGAAAAAGTAAAAAGGAGAAATGGAAGTGATAAATCTAATAATGAAGAGAATCTTCTCTCTATTCTCCTAAATCTTGTTGAAGATCATGAAGCCTTTGAGTATCCCTTAACAATGGACAACGTCAAAGCTATTATTTTT GACATGTTTGTTGCCGGAGTTGAAACATCATCTGCAGTGATAGAATGGACGATTTCTGAGCTAATGAAGAGTCCAAAAGCAATGGCAAGAGCTCAAGAAGAGATTAGAAAAGCTTTTGGCGCCAaagaatcatcatcatcatcatctattgAGAATCTAACATATCTAAAAGCAGTTATCAAAGAGACAATGAGATTACACCCTCCATTTCCTATACTGCTTCCAAGAGAATGTAGAGAGACATGTGAGATCAACGGCTACACAATAGGCGCAGGAAGCACAGTGATAGTAAATGCATGGGCGATAGGAAGAGATCCTAAATATTGGGGAGGCAAAGAAGACGCTGAGAGTTTCCGTCCTGAAAGGTTTCTAGAATGTTCCATTGATTACAAAGGTTCCAATTTTGAGTTCATACCTTTTGGTGCTGGCAGGAGGATATGTCCAGGCTTGTATTTTGCTGTTTCCAGCATTGAAGTTTGTGTTGCACAACTTTTGTATTATTTCGATTGGCAAGTTCCGAATAATGGAGACTTGGATATGATTGAAGATTTGGGAAGCACAGCAAGAAGGAAGAATGATCTTATCTTAGTTCCAATTccatcgaataataataataatacttaa
- the LOC112764670 gene encoding cytochrome P450 71D10, giving the protein MDLQNLISIFTTFLFLFMLLKIAIKKFSSSKDITNLPPGPRKLPIIGNMHNLVGSMPHECLRNLASKYGPLMHLKLGEVSHIIVTSPEMAQEILKTQDLNFCDRPNVLYQRIMAYNGTSVVFAPYGDYWRHVRKICTMELLTAKRVQSFRHIREAEVSELVKAISQSQGSIFNISQKILSMTYGITARIAFGKKYSYQEVFISSFEEALQIGGGNRIADLYPSIRVVLEMMSRDKTKLEELHRKSDKVLQDIIDDHRNRKGGNKCEEEEGSEDLVDVLLKFQQKDSEYPLTDDNIKAVIQDMFIGGGETSSAVVEWAMAEMIKKPKVMERAQSEVRRVYGSKGYVDESELHQLTYLKSIIKETLRLHPSVPLLVPRENKEPCQIKGYQIPANSRIIINAWAIGRDPTYWVDAMEFKPERFVDNYSIDNRGTNFEFIPFGGGRRMCPGITFATPNMELPLAQLLYHFDWKLPNGIKNEELDMTELFGITIRRRNDLCLIPIIHHQP; this is encoded by the exons ATGGATCTTCAAAACCTTATCTCTATCTTCACCACCTTCCTCTTTCTCTTTATGCTATTGAAAATAGCCATTAAGAAATTTAGTTCTTCCAAGGATATTACCAATTTACCCCCAGGGCCAAGAAAGCTACCCATAATAGGAAACATGCACAACCTTGTAGGATCAATGCCCCATGAATGCCTAAGAAACTTAGCATCCAAGTATGGACCCTTAATGCACCTTAAACTAGGAGAAGTGTCCCACATCATAGTTACATCACCTGAAATGGCACAAGAGATTTTGAAGACTCAAGATCTCAACTTTTGTGATAGGCCAAACGTTCTCTATCAAAGAATCATGGCTTATAATGGCACAAGCGTTGTCTTTGCCCCCTATGGAGACTATTGGAGGCATGTACGAAAGATATGCACCATGGAGTTATTAACAGCAAAGCGTGTTCAATCTTTTAGGCACATAAGAGAAGCAGAGGTTTCAGAGTTGGTCAAAGCAATATCTCAAAGTCAAGGCTCCATTTTTAATATCTCTCAAAAGATTTTATCAATGACCTATGGAATCACGGCTAGAATAgcatttg GAAAAAAATATAGTTACCAGGAAGTTTTTATATCATCTTTTGAGGAAGCATTGCAAATAGGAGGCGGAAATCGTATTGCTGATCTGTATCCTTCAATTAGAGTAGTGCTTGAAATGATGAGTAGAGACAAGACTAAGCTTGAAGAACTGCATAGAAAGTCTGATAAGGTATTGCAAGACATCATAGATGATCATAGAAATAGAAAAGGTGGCAATaaatgtgaagaagaagaaggtagtGAAGATCTAGTTGATGTTCTTCTCAAGTTTCAACAAAAAGACTCTGAATATCCCTTAACTGATGATAACATTAAAGCAGTCATTCAG GACATGTTTATTGGTGGTGGAGAAACATCTTCAGCAGTTGTAGAATGGGCAATGGCTGAAATGATAAAGAAACCAAAAGTGATGGAAAGAGCACAATCTGAAGTTAGAAGGGTTTATGGTAGCAAAGGGTATGTGGATGAATCAGAATTGCACCAATTGACATACCTTAAGTCTATCATCAAAGAAACCTTAAGGTTACATCCATCTGTGCCATTGTTAGTTCCTAGAGAGAACAAAGAACCATGCCAAATCAAAGGGTATCAAATTCCAGCCAATTCTAGAATTATTATCAATGCTTGGGCAATTGGAAGAGATCCAACGTATTGGGTTGATGCCATGGAATTTAAGCCCGAGAGGTTTGTTGATAATTATTCAATTGATAATAGAGGCACAAACTTTGAGTTTATTCCATTTGGTGGTGGAAGAAGAATGTGTCCCGGAATTACATTTGCTACACCAAACATGGAGTTGCCACTTGCTCAATTGCTTTACCATTTTGATTGGAAGCTTCCCAATGGAATCAAGAATGAGGAACTTGATATGACTGAGTTGTTTGGGATCActataagaagaagaaatgatCTCTGCTTAATTCCCATTATTCATCATCAACCTTAA